Proteins from one Selenomonadales bacterium genomic window:
- a CDS encoding 2-oxoacid:acceptor oxidoreductase family protein: MTKKTSIRMSGLGGQGVVTAAHILGAAATRDGLVSTVNPFFGAEKRLAPAESYVRISSSRIFERGEILFPNVIMIFHPHVISLGKCYTMPFFAGLQPGGLMLVNGETAPELSADECEALKRLDAKMYYFPATKLALEVGGTDLATNMAMLGGLMEVTGIVSWKGITDALAERFGGGGKFVASATTAALDDALKSKYDKISQLLEQNMAVMRAAGPTIKEVTF; the protein is encoded by the coding sequence GTGACTAAGAAGACTAGCATTCGTATGTCGGGCCTTGGCGGACAAGGCGTTGTAACGGCTGCGCATATTCTCGGCGCCGCAGCCACGCGCGACGGCTTAGTCAGCACGGTAAACCCCTTCTTTGGCGCGGAAAAGCGTTTGGCACCCGCCGAGAGCTACGTGCGCATCAGCTCTAGCCGCATCTTTGAACGGGGAGAAATCCTCTTCCCAAACGTGATTATGATTTTCCACCCCCACGTTATCTCACTCGGCAAGTGCTACACCATGCCTTTCTTTGCCGGGTTACAGCCTGGCGGCCTAATGCTTGTCAATGGCGAGACCGCTCCCGAGCTGTCGGCCGACGAGTGCGAGGCCTTAAAGCGCCTAGACGCCAAAATGTACTACTTCCCGGCCACCAAGCTAGCGCTTGAAGTCGGGGGGACAGACCTCGCTACCAACATGGCCATGCTAGGCGGCCTAATGGAAGTTACCGGCATCGTGTCATGGAAGGGAATTACCGATGCCTTAGCCGAACGTTTTGGCGGCGGCGGCAAATTCGTCGCTTCAGCTACCACCGCGGCGCTTGACGATGCCTTAAAGAGCAAGTACGATAAGATTAGCCAGTTGCTCGAACAAAACATGGCTGTCATGCGGGCAGCTGGGCCGACCATTAAGGAAGTCACGTTCTAA
- a CDS encoding 4Fe-4S binding protein, with amino-acid sequence MYVTAKVDEPKCIGCKLCIFACPDPNVFSFIKDKKKVAVNPARCKGCGLCVSVCPKDALAVGNA; translated from the coding sequence GTGTACGTAACCGCTAAAGTCGACGAACCTAAGTGCATCGGGTGCAAGCTCTGCATCTTTGCGTGTCCGGATCCTAACGTCTTTTCGTTTATCAAGGACAAGAAGAAGGTCGCTGTCAATCCTGCCCGGTGCAAGGGCTGCGGGTTGTGCGTGTCTGTCTGTCCCAAAGACGCGCTGGCTGTAGGCAATGCCTAG
- a CDS encoding M15 family metallopeptidase, which produces MASITGAGLLVASVIWFSGGAPLWPEPAKPQPQEPVVADKPAPHPLSFEMTTRLDEEGRQVVTNPDHILVLVNKTRNLPADFVPEDLVAPQVPFPFTAHEPRRFMQREAALALEQLFAAAQAEGLRPYALSGFRAFERQYAIFAAQVQRVGEVEANRTVARAGQSEHQTGLAMDITSREVGFSLTVDFGATAEGKWLAANSHRFGFIVRYPEGKEHITGYSYEPWHIRYVGVEVAEYLFTHNITLEEYFQQKFGY; this is translated from the coding sequence GTGGCTTCTATTACTGGTGCAGGTCTTCTGGTAGCATCGGTGATTTGGTTTAGCGGCGGGGCACCTCTGTGGCCAGAGCCGGCCAAACCACAGCCGCAGGAGCCTGTCGTAGCGGACAAGCCTGCGCCTCACCCGTTGTCGTTCGAAATGACCACCCGCCTTGACGAGGAAGGGCGCCAAGTCGTCACAAACCCCGACCATATCCTAGTATTAGTTAACAAAACAAGAAACTTGCCTGCCGACTTTGTGCCAGAGGACTTGGTTGCGCCACAAGTACCCTTTCCATTTACGGCACACGAACCGCGCAGGTTTATGCAGAGAGAGGCAGCATTAGCGCTAGAACAACTGTTTGCCGCCGCACAAGCCGAGGGACTTCGCCCCTATGCGCTCTCAGGCTTTCGCGCTTTTGAAAGGCAGTACGCTATTTTTGCCGCTCAGGTGCAACGTGTAGGTGAAGTCGAAGCGAACCGCACTGTCGCGCGCGCCGGGCAAAGCGAGCATCAGACGGGTCTGGCCATGGATATTACCAGCCGCGAAGTTGGGTTTTCGCTTACGGTAGATTTCGGTGCCACTGCCGAAGGCAAGTGGCTTGCAGCTAACTCCCACCGCTTTGGCTTTATTGTCAGGTACCCGGAAGGCAAAGAACATATTACCGGCTACAGCTACGAGCCTTGGCATATCCGCTATGTAGGTGTGGAAGTGGCGGAATATCTCTTTACGCATAACATCACGTTAGAGGAGTACTTTCAGCAAAAGTTCGGGTATTGA
- the deoD gene encoding purine-nucleoside phosphorylase, whose product MKPTPHIGAATREAIAETVLLPGDPLRAKHIAERFLTGAVQFNAVRNMFGYTGTYQGKPVSVMGSGMGIPSIGIYSYELIHFYGAKKLIRVGSCGSFQADVKIRDVVIGLSASTNSDYARQYNLPGTYAPSASWRLLRQVVEVAERKGINVRVGNILSSDVFYDDNPDAWKQWAKMGVLAVEMEAAALYMNAARAGVEALCILTVSDSLVTHEATTAAERQTSFEQMVEIALELA is encoded by the coding sequence ATGAAGCCAACGCCACACATCGGAGCCGCCACGCGCGAAGCCATTGCCGAGACAGTCCTCTTGCCGGGTGATCCGCTGCGTGCCAAGCATATCGCGGAACGGTTTCTTACGGGAGCCGTGCAGTTTAACGCCGTGCGCAACATGTTTGGCTACACCGGCACTTATCAAGGGAAGCCCGTTTCAGTTATGGGTTCGGGCATGGGTATCCCTTCAATTGGGATTTACTCCTACGAACTCATTCACTTCTACGGTGCCAAGAAGCTTATCCGCGTCGGCTCATGCGGTTCATTTCAAGCCGACGTAAAGATTCGCGACGTGGTCATTGGCCTTTCGGCTTCCACTAACTCTGACTACGCGCGCCAATACAACTTGCCGGGAACGTATGCTCCTAGCGCTTCGTGGCGCCTGCTAAGACAGGTAGTCGAAGTGGCCGAGCGTAAAGGCATCAATGTCAGAGTCGGGAACATCCTTTCCTCCGACGTTTTCTACGATGACAACCCTGACGCGTGGAAGCAATGGGCCAAAATGGGCGTGCTAGCAGTGGAAATGGAAGCGGCCGCGCTGTACATGAATGCAGCGCGGGCCGGCGTCGAAGCTTTGTGTATTCTCACTGTGTCGGACTCGCTCGTCACGCACGAAGCCACTACGGCCGCGGAGCGCCAAACGTCGTTTGAACAGATGGTGGAGATAGCGCTGGAGTTGGCGTAG
- the feoB gene encoding ferrous iron transport protein B encodes MGLTDAFIVALAGNPNTGKSTIFNSLTGLKQHTGNWPGKTVVSAEGRYSYKQANHLVVDLPGSYSLYADSAEEEIARNFILQASPDCTVVVVDATCLERNLYLALQVLALTRRAVVCVNLIDEAKRKGIVVEVKELERQLGVPVIGTAARSGVGLEKLKDAVLSVAQQELETNPLQVRYDERLEHALALTGDLPRFSALDLLCREPSADGEASPVALARSYLWEKGIGPADCRNLVAEGTVKCAEAIAAAVVTEHRTAPHATDRKLDRILTSRLFGLPIMLTLLGAVFWLTIAGANVPGELIATGLFWVETQFSLWMTALGAPAWLYGLLVTGVYRTLAWVVSVMLPPMAIFFPLFTLLEDLGYLPRVAFNLDALFKKAGAHGKQALTMCMGFGCNAAGVISARIIESPRERLIATITNNFVPCNGRFPILIAVSAMFLAADNGAFASVTAALAVLLSVVLGVGITLAVSKLLSVTVLKGLPSSFTLELPPYRLPQIGKVIVRSLLDRTLFVLARAVMVAAPAGVVIWAMANITVGDASLLNLTAGALDPLGRLMGLDGFILMAFILGLPANEIVIPILIMSYLRATTMLELDSLDALRQLFVANGWTWLTAVCTMLFALNHFPCGTTLLTIRKETLSSKWTWLSFLVPTVTGIVVCVIVAQGARMLGIV; translated from the coding sequence ATGGGACTGACCGACGCCTTCATCGTGGCACTGGCCGGCAACCCTAACACGGGCAAGAGCACTATCTTTAACAGCTTAACCGGGCTAAAACAGCACACCGGCAACTGGCCCGGAAAAACCGTAGTATCTGCGGAAGGCCGCTACAGCTACAAACAGGCCAACCACTTAGTAGTTGACCTGCCCGGCTCATATTCCCTCTATGCCGACTCCGCAGAGGAAGAAATTGCGCGCAACTTTATCCTGCAGGCCTCGCCCGACTGCACGGTTGTCGTGGTGGACGCTACCTGCTTAGAGCGCAACCTTTACTTGGCTTTGCAGGTGCTCGCGCTTACCCGCCGCGCCGTAGTCTGCGTTAACTTAATCGACGAGGCCAAGCGCAAAGGCATTGTTGTCGAGGTAAAGGAGCTAGAGCGGCAGCTCGGCGTGCCGGTTATCGGCACTGCGGCGCGCTCCGGCGTCGGCCTAGAAAAGCTAAAGGACGCCGTACTTAGCGTAGCGCAGCAAGAACTAGAGACCAATCCCCTACAGGTGCGCTACGACGAGCGCCTCGAACACGCCCTTGCTCTTACGGGGGATTTGCCGCGCTTTAGCGCGCTCGACCTCTTGTGCAGGGAGCCGAGCGCTGACGGCGAAGCGTCTCCTGTCGCTTTGGCGAGGTCGTATCTTTGGGAAAAGGGAATCGGCCCCGCGGACTGCCGCAATCTCGTCGCCGAAGGTACGGTAAAGTGCGCCGAAGCAATTGCTGCCGCAGTAGTGACAGAGCACAGGACGGCACCGCACGCCACAGACCGCAAGCTAGACCGCATTTTAACAAGCAGGCTCTTCGGTCTACCTATTATGTTGACCCTGCTTGGCGCCGTATTTTGGCTTACTATCGCGGGTGCTAACGTGCCGGGGGAGTTAATCGCTACGGGCCTCTTTTGGGTCGAAACCCAATTCTCTCTCTGGATGACCGCGCTCGGAGCACCGGCTTGGCTCTACGGACTCCTGGTGACAGGCGTTTACCGCACGCTAGCCTGGGTAGTCTCGGTCATGCTCCCGCCCATGGCCATTTTCTTCCCTCTCTTTACCCTGCTCGAGGACTTAGGGTATCTGCCGCGCGTGGCGTTTAACCTCGACGCCCTGTTCAAGAAGGCAGGTGCCCACGGCAAGCAAGCGTTGACCATGTGCATGGGGTTTGGCTGCAATGCCGCGGGCGTTATCTCGGCGCGAATTATTGAATCGCCGCGCGAGCGGCTGATTGCGACTATAACGAACAACTTTGTCCCCTGCAACGGTCGCTTCCCCATCTTAATTGCGGTTTCGGCCATGTTTTTGGCCGCAGACAACGGGGCCTTTGCCAGTGTTACTGCCGCACTAGCCGTGCTACTTAGCGTCGTACTCGGGGTAGGTATTACGCTCGCGGTCTCCAAACTGCTGTCTGTCACCGTCCTAAAGGGCCTGCCGTCCTCGTTTACGCTCGAACTCCCTCCCTATCGCCTGCCGCAAATAGGGAAGGTAATTGTGCGCTCCCTCTTAGACAGAACTCTGTTTGTGTTGGCGCGCGCCGTAATGGTAGCCGCTCCGGCGGGCGTAGTGATTTGGGCGATGGCGAATATTACTGTCGGCGACGCTTCACTGCTTAATCTCACCGCCGGCGCGCTCGACCCCCTGGGGCGCCTGATGGGGCTCGATGGGTTTATCCTGATGGCCTTTATCTTGGGGCTACCCGCGAACGAGATAGTGATCCCGATTCTGATTATGAGTTACCTGCGCGCGACAACCATGCTTGAGCTTGACAGCCTAGACGCGCTGCGGCAGCTCTTCGTAGCTAACGGCTGGACTTGGCTCACCGCCGTGTGCACCATGCTCTTTGCCCTAAATCACTTTCCCTGCGGCACCACGCTCCTAACCATCCGCAAGGAGACGTTAAGCTCCAAATGGACGTGGTTGTCCTTCCTTGTGCCGACCGTGACCGGGATAGTTGTGTGCGTGATAGTGGCGCAGGGAGCGAGGATGCTGGGGATAGTGTGA
- a CDS encoding FeoA domain-containing protein has product MGAELMSLAKLSVGQRAKVVSLGAKDRLRQRMLDFGLTQATQVEALHESPAHDPKAYCIRGAVIALRSEDANTVIVELDCR; this is encoded by the coding sequence ATGGGAGCAGAACTTATGTCACTGGCAAAACTAAGTGTGGGTCAGCGCGCGAAGGTGGTGTCTCTGGGCGCAAAAGACAGGCTGCGGCAAAGAATGCTTGACTTCGGTCTCACGCAGGCCACACAAGTAGAGGCTCTGCACGAGAGCCCCGCACACGACCCCAAAGCCTACTGCATTCGCGGGGCCGTCATTGCCCTAAGGTCGGAAGATGCCAATACAGTCATCGTCGAGCTTGACTGCCGGTGA
- a CDS encoding MarR family transcriptional regulator, translated as MVQIGEGGGITQKGQQFHTYRGYHLLRQEGQAVLTPSQEDYLEMIYRQCQAETYVRSKGLAEQLSVAAPSVTRTVKKLAALGFIKYSPYGLITLTEAGRTAGEFLLDRHNTVDAFLRLLGVEESRFVETELIEHHVSAYTLVLIKQWVEFLRQHPDILAMFYEKCRQFS; from the coding sequence GTGGTGCAGATAGGGGAGGGAGGCGGCATTACGCAGAAGGGGCAGCAGTTTCACACTTATCGGGGGTATCATTTGCTCAGGCAAGAGGGGCAAGCCGTGCTGACTCCTAGCCAAGAAGACTACCTAGAAATGATCTATAGGCAGTGCCAAGCCGAAACCTACGTGCGCAGCAAAGGGCTGGCGGAGCAACTTAGTGTTGCCGCCCCTTCCGTTACGCGCACCGTCAAGAAGCTTGCGGCGCTAGGCTTTATTAAGTACAGCCCCTATGGCTTAATTACGCTTACCGAGGCAGGGCGCACTGCGGGCGAGTTTCTGCTCGACCGGCACAACACCGTAGACGCCTTCCTGCGCTTACTTGGTGTGGAAGAGTCGCGCTTCGTTGAAACCGAGTTAATCGAACACCACGTCAGCGCCTATACGCTTGTTTTGATTAAGCAATGGGTGGAGTTTTTGCGGCAGCACCCGGACATTTTGGCTATGTTTTACGAGAAGTGTCGTCAATTTAGCTAA
- a CDS encoding diguanylate cyclase: MSLRRITTVFFIGYTAVALALLLASDVPLWPQGMLLVALYGAFMVVVLSSLHHYVLLPIHRLTDFISRSSIATATPLGERTRGSAVLHIEQVVKDTFDRLQHFQLLYASMREGVAVRELILDADGKPWDYRFLEVNPAYEKILAFTREQIIGKTWRELAGVHEADWPKEFDDYVDVALRGVVRRFTREHDGRYYEVQAYQPRPLQFACIYTDITEQLQAEKQTWENYDDLVRLVTTMGDMLFIFDATGRILHVNSAVEATLGFSAPELLGRAVVELHPADLLQETEENVQEVLLGRPTTRSIPLVAKDGTLIDVETRSTRGKWRGQEAVFAVVRDVRERLLAEKQLRYLSLHDQLTDIYNRAFFSTELERLQGSREYPISIIVADANGLKLINDVLGHREGDDFLKACADVLKSVLRKSDILARVGGDEFAVILPRTGEEAAAGVLARVRAAGASFSSEDCVLPMSLSIGVATANSPSIMLDDVYKLADHLMYRDKLAERSLAHRNILNALLRVLAERDFGAVGHTMRLRETCLRLGKSFDFSAKQLEALALFADVHDLGLVGVSPAIMSSRARLTEEEYGLIKQHPERGLRIAYTFPEVAPVADLILAHHEHYDGSGYPLGLKETEIPLECRILAVADAYEVMTAGRPYRDPLAPAEALAELKRCAGWQFDPHVVERFIREHEVGGLFE, encoded by the coding sequence GTGTCTTTGCGCCGGATTACCACGGTGTTTTTTATTGGCTACACAGCGGTAGCCCTTGCTCTGTTGCTCGCGAGCGATGTGCCGCTCTGGCCGCAGGGAATGCTTCTTGTCGCGCTGTATGGCGCGTTTATGGTGGTGGTGCTCTCTTCCCTACACCATTACGTACTCCTACCTATTCACCGCCTCACGGATTTTATCTCACGCAGTTCTATCGCCACTGCTACGCCGCTTGGGGAGCGAACAAGAGGTAGTGCCGTCCTCCACATCGAGCAGGTCGTCAAGGACACGTTTGACAGGCTGCAGCACTTTCAGCTCCTCTACGCCAGCATGCGCGAAGGTGTGGCCGTGCGCGAGCTTATCCTTGACGCTGACGGTAAGCCGTGGGACTATCGCTTTCTTGAGGTCAACCCCGCCTACGAAAAGATACTGGCGTTTACGCGCGAGCAGATAATCGGGAAAACGTGGCGTGAGCTAGCGGGGGTTCATGAGGCCGACTGGCCTAAGGAGTTTGATGATTACGTCGACGTAGCACTTAGAGGTGTCGTGCGGCGCTTTACACGGGAGCATGACGGAAGATACTATGAAGTACAAGCTTACCAGCCGCGGCCGCTGCAGTTCGCCTGTATATACACCGACATTACCGAGCAACTACAGGCCGAAAAGCAAACGTGGGAGAACTACGACGACTTAGTGCGACTTGTTACTACCATGGGGGACATGCTGTTTATTTTCGACGCGACGGGGCGGATTCTGCATGTGAATAGCGCTGTTGAAGCCACCTTAGGCTTTAGCGCGCCCGAGCTTTTGGGGAGGGCCGTCGTCGAGCTTCACCCCGCCGACCTGCTACAGGAGACGGAAGAGAACGTGCAGGAAGTGCTTTTAGGTAGACCTACGACCCGCTCCATACCTTTAGTGGCTAAAGACGGCACATTAATTGACGTCGAAACCCGCTCTACGCGCGGCAAGTGGCGCGGGCAAGAGGCCGTGTTTGCGGTGGTGAGAGATGTGCGCGAGCGGCTCTTGGCAGAGAAGCAGCTGCGTTACCTGAGCCTGCACGACCAGCTTACCGATATCTATAACCGCGCCTTCTTTTCTACGGAGCTTGAGCGCCTCCAAGGCAGCCGCGAATACCCTATTTCCATAATTGTGGCTGACGCTAACGGCCTTAAGCTAATAAACGACGTGCTCGGGCATCGCGAGGGTGACGATTTCCTTAAGGCCTGCGCAGATGTTCTTAAGAGCGTGCTGCGTAAGTCAGACATCTTGGCGCGCGTGGGCGGCGACGAGTTTGCCGTTATCTTGCCGCGGACGGGGGAGGAAGCAGCCGCGGGTGTGCTTGCGCGTGTTCGCGCGGCGGGCGCGAGTTTTAGCTCCGAAGACTGCGTGCTGCCCATGAGCCTAAGCATCGGTGTGGCCACCGCTAACAGCCCGAGCATTATGCTCGACGATGTCTACAAACTTGCCGACCACCTCATGTACCGCGACAAACTAGCGGAACGCTCTCTGGCGCACCGCAACATTCTTAACGCTCTGCTGCGAGTACTTGCGGAGCGCGACTTTGGAGCCGTGGGCCACACTATGCGCCTTAGGGAAACCTGCCTGCGCTTAGGTAAGAGCTTCGACTTCTCTGCGAAGCAGCTAGAAGCGCTAGCGCTATTTGCCGATGTGCATGACCTAGGCTTAGTCGGCGTGAGTCCGGCCATCATGAGTAGCCGCGCGCGCCTCACCGAAGAGGAGTATGGGTTGATTAAGCAGCACCCTGAGCGGGGCCTGCGCATTGCCTATACCTTCCCCGAAGTGGCCCCGGTAGCCGACCTGATTCTCGCGCACCACGAACACTACGACGGCAGCGGCTATCCACTGGGGTTAAAGGAGACAGAGATTCCGCTGGAATGCCGCATTCTAGCTGTGGCCGACGCCTATGAAGTTATGACCGCAGGCAGGCCTTACCGCGACCCGCTTGCGCCGGCCGAGGCTCTAGCCGAGCTTAAGCGCTGCGCAGGTTGGCAATTTGACCCACACGTGGTAGAGCGGTTTATTAGAGAACACGAGGTAGGGGGACTATTTGAGTGA
- a CDS encoding MFS transporter, producing the protein MSATNDVPVLKNRTFLILWGGQIVSMLGDALFSLALMWWVVSETGSGVAVSFVALATSVPRLVLAPIVGVYVDRVDKRRMMLFADTLLGVITLGMTILFWRGHFSLPLIIGAAAILGAASSLDGPAYEATIPTVVGKSQLVRANSLMQTANSVIGLLAPALSGVVIAFAGVGVAILANSISFFIAALSLLLIRLPVQLRVVKQRSFGRDLKEGAKFILGHSLLFPMLLYAALINLCLAPISVSMPLLVTGVLRGGPQLLGLFGSFQSGGVLVASLLLSAKPALLAATGKVMILSLIALGLFTVVIARANTAPHLLLGGAAVGFVLVVANVASRTIWQREVPEELRGRAFTARDAVSGALRPMGQAMAGPLVDSVGPVWLIAGAGVLCAVGGLLGLGVRSIIAYPEKTKRVSATM; encoded by the coding sequence GTGAGCGCGACAAACGATGTGCCGGTGCTAAAGAACAGGACTTTTCTTATCCTTTGGGGCGGGCAGATAGTCTCCATGCTAGGCGATGCGCTGTTTAGCCTCGCGCTAATGTGGTGGGTAGTGAGCGAAACGGGGAGCGGCGTCGCGGTGTCGTTTGTGGCGCTGGCCACATCCGTGCCGCGCTTGGTGCTAGCGCCAATCGTCGGCGTGTACGTCGACAGAGTAGACAAGCGCCGCATGATGCTTTTTGCCGACACTTTGCTTGGGGTTATAACGCTAGGCATGACAATTCTGTTCTGGCGCGGTCACTTCTCGTTACCACTCATTATTGGCGCCGCCGCCATTCTTGGGGCAGCGTCTTCACTCGATGGCCCGGCCTACGAGGCGACTATCCCGACGGTCGTGGGGAAGAGCCAGCTAGTAAGGGCAAACTCCCTTATGCAGACAGCAAACAGCGTCATCGGATTACTTGCGCCGGCGCTTAGCGGCGTGGTAATTGCCTTCGCCGGTGTAGGAGTCGCAATTCTTGCCAACTCCATCTCCTTTTTCATTGCCGCTCTTTCACTGCTCTTAATTCGCTTGCCGGTGCAGCTTCGCGTTGTAAAGCAGCGCTCTTTCGGTCGCGACTTAAAGGAAGGCGCAAAGTTTATCTTGGGACACAGCCTGCTGTTTCCCATGCTTTTATACGCCGCGCTAATTAACCTTTGCCTTGCGCCAATTAGCGTCTCTATGCCGCTCTTGGTGACGGGCGTGCTGCGGGGCGGCCCACAGCTTCTCGGTTTGTTTGGGAGCTTCCAATCAGGCGGTGTGCTTGTTGCTTCCCTGCTCCTCTCGGCTAAGCCCGCGCTGCTTGCGGCTACCGGCAAAGTAATGATTCTTTCGCTTATCGCCTTAGGTCTCTTTACGGTGGTTATCGCGCGCGCAAATACAGCGCCGCATCTTCTGCTCGGCGGCGCTGCTGTCGGTTTTGTTTTGGTGGTGGCGAATGTCGCCTCACGCACTATCTGGCAACGTGAAGTGCCCGAGGAACTAAGAGGCAGGGCTTTTACCGCGCGTGATGCCGTGAGCGGGGCGCTGCGACCGATGGGGCAAGCAATGGCAGGCCCGCTGGTCGACTCCGTCGGGCCGGTCTGGCTGATTGCCGGTGCCGGCGTGCTGTGCGCCGTAGGCGGCCTCCTTGGCTTAGGGGTGCGGAGCATAATTGCTTACCCGGAGAAGACTAAGCGGGTTTCGGCTACTATGTAA
- a CDS encoding nicotinate phosphoribosyltransferase — MEDIQRRLPPQVTETDVERLRQGYYTDAYFSNTTAILAELARAGYDYNGVAVGDIEVEMQFFPRRQPFAVLVGVDEAVHILRECTGFWDLDRGFVNMFRELEVEAAHDGALVPYGGDSKDVTPVLKVRGKYRYYGQLETPILGLLTEGSRIATNVYNTLAAARGKDILFFPARFAHYKVQPLHGYAYKTAVDAYNRHHRTEARVFVSTHAQGAYFGGRGGGTISHASIACFLGDTVETMLQFCRIMPPDVPRIALIDFHNDCVGEARKVLSAMFPLYLEAVLGGDEQRAEMYRLFGVRPDTAGNMRDVSVPETGDREADLGVNPRLVRNIRQGLDTAHESWDIPAEHRHLAESYCRGVKIVVTGGFDVARIRRFEAEGVPVDMYGVGSSLLENSRGNTTDFTADIVRVKVGGVWQPLGKQGRQPNDNPLLEAIT, encoded by the coding sequence ATGGAAGATATACAGAGGCGTCTCCCGCCGCAGGTTACGGAAACAGATGTAGAGCGGCTGCGTCAAGGCTATTATACCGACGCTTACTTTTCCAACACAACTGCCATTTTAGCCGAGCTCGCGCGCGCAGGCTACGACTATAACGGCGTAGCTGTCGGGGATATCGAGGTGGAAATGCAGTTTTTCCCTCGCCGTCAACCTTTTGCCGTGCTCGTGGGAGTAGATGAGGCAGTACATATCCTGCGGGAATGCACAGGTTTTTGGGACTTAGATAGAGGCTTTGTCAACATGTTTCGCGAGCTCGAGGTCGAGGCAGCGCACGATGGGGCCTTAGTGCCTTACGGGGGCGATTCCAAAGATGTCACACCCGTCCTCAAAGTGCGCGGCAAGTATCGCTACTACGGCCAGCTGGAAACGCCTATCTTAGGCCTACTCACCGAAGGCTCGCGCATCGCGACTAATGTCTACAACACTCTTGCGGCCGCACGCGGCAAGGATATTTTGTTCTTCCCTGCCCGCTTTGCCCACTATAAAGTGCAGCCGTTGCACGGGTATGCCTATAAAACGGCGGTGGACGCCTATAACCGGCACCACCGCACAGAAGCGCGCGTCTTCGTCTCGACCCATGCCCAAGGCGCGTATTTTGGCGGCAGGGGCGGCGGCACCATTAGCCACGCCAGTATCGCCTGTTTCCTTGGCGACACGGTCGAAACCATGCTGCAGTTTTGCCGCATTATGCCTCCCGACGTGCCGCGCATCGCCCTGATTGACTTTCACAATGACTGCGTAGGCGAGGCCCGCAAAGTCCTGTCAGCCATGTTCCCGCTATATTTAGAGGCGGTACTCGGCGGCGACGAACAGAGAGCAGAGATGTATCGCCTCTTTGGCGTGCGTCCGGACACCGCCGGCAACATGCGCGACGTCTCCGTTCCGGAAACGGGCGACAGAGAGGCAGACCTCGGGGTTAACCCGCGGCTGGTTAGAAACATTCGCCAGGGACTCGACACGGCGCATGAGAGCTGGGACATCCCGGCAGAACACAGGCACTTAGCCGAAAGCTACTGCCGCGGCGTAAAAATCGTGGTGACAGGCGGCTTTGACGTGGCCCGCATCCGTCGCTTTGAAGCGGAAGGTGTGCCGGTCGATATGTACGGCGTGGGGTCGTCGCTCCTTGAGAACTCCCGTGGCAACACCACCGACTTTACCGCGGACATTGTGCGCGTCAAAGTGGGCGGCGTCTGGCAGCCGTTAGGCAAACAAGGGCGACAGCCAAACGATAACCCTCTCCTTGAGGCAATTACATAG